Sequence from the Chloroflexota bacterium genome:
CAGCGGATCCTCGTCGAAGACTTCATCCCAGGGGTCGAGGTTGCGCTCGAGGGTCTCCTCCGCGGCGGCCGCCTCGAGGTCCTCGCGATCTTCGACAAGCCGGACCCGCTCAACGGGCCGTACTTCGAGGAGACGATCTACATCACGCCGTCGCGGCTGCCGGCCGAGACGCAGGCGCTCGTCGAGGCGACCGCCGCCGCCGCGACGCGGGCGATCGGGCTGACCGAGGGCCCGATCCACGCCGAGCTCCGCCTGAACGGGGGCGGCGCGTGGGTGCTCGAGGTCGCCGCCCGCTCGATCGGCGGGCTCTGCGCCCGCACCCTCCGCTTCGGGGCCGGCGTTCCGCTCGAGGAGCTCATCATCCGCCACGCGGCGGGGCTGCCCCTGCCGTCGCTCGAGCGGGAGCATGCGGCGGCCGGCGTGATGATGCTCCCGATCCCGCGGGCCGGGACGCTCCGCGAGGTCAACGGCCGGACCGAGGCGATGGCCGTTCGCGGGATCGAGGGCCTGGTTATCACGATCCCGCCCGGCGGCCGGGTCGTGCCGCTCCCGGAGGGGGATCGCTACCTCGGCTTCATGTTCGCCCGGGCCGAGACGCCGGCAGAGGTCGAGGCCGCCCTCCGAGAGGCGCATCG
This genomic interval carries:
- a CDS encoding ATP-grasp domain-containing protein is translated as MTRILLLIPSRTYRTADFVAAASALDIEVVVGTEERPALAAVMGERWLALSLTDVASGRQAIVDYAHEHALDAVIPIDDGSTLVAAAAAVALGLPHNRFSAVEASRDKARTRELLAAAGLNTPRFRTWPADADPEEVPSATFPVVVKPLDLAGSRGVIRADDPDELAAAFARVAAIVRSPDVCPPGEAAQRILVEDFIPGVEVALEGLLRGGRLEVLAIFDKPDPLNGPYFEETIYITPSRLPAETQALVEATAAAATRAIGLTEGPIHAELRLNGGGAWVLEVAARSIGGLCARTLRFGAGVPLEELIIRHAAGLPLPSLEREHAAAGVMMLPIPRAGTLREVNGRTEAMAVRGIEGLVITIPPGGRVVPLPEGDRYLGFMFARAETPAEVEAALREAHRRLEIVIE